A part of Aspergillus flavus chromosome 1, complete sequence genomic DNA contains:
- a CDS encoding SCP2 sterol-binding domain-containing protein: protein MSDFRADGYYDSWSSNLNKASPEKRQGLVHKHRTLYEIIVKKGSEQSTIFINLKRGEGEITRSTSDHADVIATIGDDDLIHWIQGSVNGQRLFMLGKLKVKGNTTGLTKLDGLFQDLNTLES from the exons ATGTCTG ACTTCAGGGCTGATGGCTATTACGATAGCTGGTCAAGCAACCTCAACAAAGCATCTCCGGAAAAGCGACAGGGACTAGTTCACAAACATCGCACTCTTTACGAAATCATTGTCAAGAAAGGTAGCGAACAGAGCACAATTTTTATCAATCTTAAACGCGGTGAAGGTGAAATTACGAGGTCGACATCGGACCACGCAGATG TGATTGCCACCATTGGCGATGATGATTTGATTCATTGGATCCAGGGCTCGGTGAATGGTCAGAGGTTATTCATGTTGGGAAAGTTGAAGGTCAAGGGTAATACCACGGGCTTGACAAAACTAGATGGACTTTTCCAAGACCTTAATACGCTGGAGTCGTGA
- a CDS encoding putative protease: MHLPMVLFAYTIGAFSLVLHLLVAALATGPRYSVVERLEKIPDGWVDVGTPSPSKPIELQLAVHPEKITEFEQRVIEISTPGNQNYGRHMSRDEVRNFLYSSDVAPRKVLSWLKAAHIPATSINKHTGWITFTVPVSQAEQLLRTRFYTFEHKKSRATVVRTLKYSVPKELRSFVQMIQPTTRFGQLMPQTEPPLLQALPVTLKDLVAGCSSIVTPSCLRKLYGISDSKPKPDRRNRLGVSGFLDQYARYSDFHQFLRLYAPNITDNNYTVELINGGLNLQDSLEDSSEASLDIQYAAALADTPFTTFYSTAGRGPVIRDLGHNDPSDPHEPYLEQLRYLLDLPDDELPAVLTTSYGELEQSVPEIYARTTCNMFAQLGARGVSVIFSSGDSGVGDSCITNDGTNRTRFQPLYPASCPFVTSVGGTYGKEPEMAIGYSTGGFSEYFPRPSYQDGSVNQYLSQLGSKWEGLYNPNGRAIPDVAAQADHFIIMDHGQLLKTGGTSAAAPVFAGIVSRLNAARLESNKPRLGFLNPWLYSLNQTGFTDIVDGGSVGCFGDVGREVPYASWNATPGWDPVTGLGTPYYKALVEQAMSI; the protein is encoded by the exons ATGCATCTCCCG ATGGTCTTGTTTGCATATACTATAGGAGCCTTCTCCCTGGTCCTTCACCTTTTAGTTGCCGCGCTAGCTACCGGGCCCAGATACTCTGTCGTTGAACGCCTGGAAAAGATTCCGGATGGCTGGGTAGATGTCGGAACCCCTTCCCCGTCGAAGCCGATCGAACTTCAGCTGGCAGTACACCCAGAGAAAATCACTGAATTCGAGCAACGGGTCATCGAGATCTCTACTCCAGGTAACCAAAACTATGGACGTCACATGAGTCGGGACGAGGTCCGGAACTTCTTATATTCATCTGATGTAGCTCCGCGGAAGGTCCTCTCTTGGCTTAAGGCTGCACATATACCGGCTACATCTATCAACAAGCATACAGGCTGGATTACCTTTACAGTTCCCGTTTCGCAAGCAGAGCAGTTGCTAAGGACACGGTTCTATACCTTTGAGCATAAGAAATCGAGAGCAACCGTGGTCAGGACTCTCAAGTATTCGGTGCCCAAAGAACTTCGATCTTTTGTTCAGATGATCCAGCCAACAACTCGGTTTGGGCAGCTTATGCCGCAGACTGAACCGCCACTCCTTCAAGCTCTGCCTGTCACTCTTAAAGATCTAGTTGCAGGTTGTTCATCAATAGTCACACCTAGCTGTCTCCGCAAGCTTTATGGAATTTCTGATTCCAAGCCCAAGCCAGACCGTCGTAACAGGCTTGGGGTATCTGGTTTTCTGGACCAGTATGCACGCTATAGCGACTTTCATCAGTTCTTGCGCCTCTACGCACCGAATATAACAGACAATAACTACACCGTGGAGCTCATCAATGGTGGTCTCAATTTGCAAGATTCTTTGGAGGACAGCTCCGAGGCAAGCTTGGACATCCAGTACGCTGCTGCTCTAGCTGATACCCCTTTCACGACATTCTATAGCACCGCCGGGCGTGGCCCTGTCATACGTGACCTAGGGCATAATGACCCAAGTGATCCTCACGAGCCGTACCTGGAACAACTCCGTTATCTGTTGGATCTCCCAGATGACGAACTGCCTGCTGTTCTAACTACATCCTACGGTGAATTAGAACAAAGTGTGCCAGAAATATATGCGAGAACCACATGTAACATGTTTGCTCAACTTGGGGCGCGCGGAGTCTCTGTGATCTTTAGCAGCGGCGATTCGGGCGTTGGGGACTCGTGCATAACTAATGACGGGACTAATCGGACAAGGTTCCAGCCACTTTACCCGGCGTCCTGTCCTTTCGTTACGTCTGTGGGTGGCACCTACGGTAAAGAGCCTGAAATGGCCATTGGCTACTCTACAGGCGGTTTTTCAGAGTACTTCCCACGTCCTTCATACCAGGATGGTAGTGTCAACCAATACTTGAGTCAACTGGGGTCCAAATGGGAAGGGCTCTACAACCCCAATGGAAGGGCTATTCCCGACGTTGCTGCTCAGGCGGATCATTTTATCATCATGGATCATGGACAGCTTCTGAAAACTGGCGGCACCAG TGCTGCGGCGCCTGTGTTTGCTGGTATTGTCTCTCGGTTGAATGCAGCTCGACTGGAGAGCAACAAGCCGAGGTTGGGATTTCTCAACCCGTGGCTCTATTCTCTCAACCAGACTGGCTTTACAGACATCGTTGATGGAGGTTCGGTAGGATGTTTTGGTGATGTTGGACGGGAGGTGCCGTATGCCAGCTGGAATGCAACTCCTGGGTGGGATCCCGTCACAGGGCTTGGAACGCCCTACTACAAGGCACTTGTTGAACAAGCTATGTCGATATAA
- a CDS encoding putative proteasome regulatory particle subunit (26S proteasome regulatory complex, subunit RPN12/PSMD8) has protein sequence MANGADLRTLVSELHNALNRKQFDAANDLLSRAKRTLLLQNALIPTSSTSPELIALAREVLELGALSSIRQTDAPSFTRYYQQLQPFYDLERDSANAGKVDFKTSQRSKITGLYLLLLLSMGDSTSFHTVLEGLVEEASLKGKSIEDDPCIKYPVELERNLMEGSYDKVWRETKSERVPSEDFGLFSNVLVGTIRSEIADCSEKAYPSLPISNAKNLLFLESEGAVIEFAQQRGWVLRDGRIYFPVEPEAAARSEKDILVASTAIIENAIGYARELETIV, from the exons ATGGCAAACGGCGCCGACCTCCGGACTCTCGTCTCAGAGCTTCACAACGCTCTCAACCGGAAACAGTTTGATGCTGCCAACGACCTCCTTAGCCGCGCAAAGCGCACCCTCCTGCTGCAGAATGCCCTCATCccaacatcttcaacatcaccTGAGCTGATTGCTCTCGCCCGGGAAGTGTTGGAGCTCGGCGCTCTGTCCTCCATCCGGCAAACCGACGCACCCTCTTTCACACGATACTACCAGCAGTTGCAACCTTTCTACGATCTGGAGAGGGATAGCGCTAATGCAGGAAAGGTGGACTTCAAGACCAGCCAACGCAGCAAGATCACGGGCCTATAcctcctgctgttgctgagcATGGGCGACAGCACCAGTTTCCACACAGTCTTGGAGGGTCTCGTTGAGGAGGCGAGTTTGAAGGGGAAGAGCATTGAGGACGACCCATGCATTAAATACCCAGTGGAGCTGGAGAGAAACTTGATGGAGGGAAGCTATGATAAGGTGTGGAGAGAGACCAAGTCGGAGAGAGTACCTTCAGAGGATTTCGGCCTGTTCTCTAAT GTCCTGGTTGGAACCATCCGTAGTGAAATCGCCGACTGCTCCGAGAAGGCGTACCCCTCGctccccatctccaacgCCAAGAACCTTCTGTTCCTCGAGTCGGAGGGAGCGGTCATTGAATTCGCTCAGCAGCGCGGATGGGTGCTTCGTGATGGACGGATATACTTCCCTGTTGAGCCGGAGGCCGCCGCGCGGTCTGAGAAAGATATCCTGGTGGCCAGCACCGCAATCATCGAGAACGCAATTGGCTACGCTCGCGAACTAGAGACGATCGTTTAA
- a CDS encoding NAD-dependent aldehyde dehydrogenase — protein MASSFASILKDASLFVERSYVNGQWVSSNSNATFNVTNPANEAQVGVAPESTLDDLNVAIEAAADAFPTWRSVPGRQRGRILRRIADLLVENKEDIGKIITAENGKAKGDAEGEVMFAASFFEWFGEEASRIYGDIIPHSSAAGRTRVIKEPVGVCGLIVPWNFPLAMGARKVAAALAAGCTVVMKSDGLTPFASNAMAVVAERAGVPKGVFNVVTALNNTPQLGLAMCESDIIKKISFTGSTRVGKLLMKQSSSTLKKLSLELGGNAPFIVFNDADIETAITSALISKFKVTGQTCVCANRFYVQEGIYDRFAQRLVEEVSKFKVGNGLEDPSVTHGPLTNGVAKVEEHIKDAVSKGAKVLLGGNRLPALGKNYHELTILGDANDSMLVSKEETFGPVAALMTFKTEDEVVQRANNCEVGLASYLITSNLGTSHRVSERLEFGMVAINTGVISDAPAPFGGVKHSGMGREGSKYGVDDYMTVKMITTGGINTVYTRL, from the exons ATGGCATCATCATTCGCATCCATCCTGAAGGACGCCAGTCTCTTCGTCGAACGCTCATACGTCAACGGCCAATGGGTGTCCTCCAACTCCAACGCCACATTCAATGTCACGAACCCCGCAAACGAAGCACAGGTTGGTGTTGCCCCTGAATCCACACTCGACGATCTGAACGTGGCCATCGAAGCCGCAGCCGACGCATTCCCAACCTGGAGATCGGTGCCGGGCCGTCAGCGTGGCCGGATCCTGCGTCGCATTGCCGATCTCTTGgttgagaacaaggaagacaTTGGTAAGATCATCACAGCCGAGAATGGAAAGGCCAAGGGCGATGCCGAGGGTGAGGTCATGTTTGCTGCCAGCTTCTTCGAGTGGTTCGGCGAGGAGGCGTCCAGAATCTACGGTGATATTATCCCACACAGCAGCGCCGCTGGCCGGACGCGAGTTATCAAGGAGCCTGTTGGTGTGTGTGGTTTGATTGTTCCGTGGAACTTTCCCTTGGCTATGGGTGCACGTAAGGTCGCTGCGGCCCTCGCTGCTGGGTGTACGGTCGTTATGAAGTCCGATGGACTGACGCCTTTTGCTTCCAACGCTATGGCTGTGGTCGCTGAGCGCGCTGGTGTCCCCAAGGGTGTCTTCAACGTTGTTACTGCGCTGAACAACACCCCCCAGCTTGGTCTGGCCATGTGCGAAtctgatatcatcaagaagatctCGTTCACCGGATCGACAAGAGTCGGTAAGCTGCTGATGAAGCAGTCCAGCAGCACCCTGAAGAAACTGAGCTTGGAACTTGGAGGCAACGCTCCATTCATTGTGTTTAACGACGCCGACATCGAGACGGCCATCACCAGCGCCCTCATCAGCAAGTTCAAGGTGACCGGCCAGACCTGCGTGTGTGCCAACCGATTCTATGTGCAGGAAGGCATCTATGACCGCTTCGCCCAGCGTCTCGTCGAGGAGGTCAGCAAGTTCAAGGTGGGCAACGGTCTGGAGGATCCTTCCGTGACCCATGGACCCTTGACCAATGGCGTGGCGAAGGTGGAGGAACACATCAAGGACGCCGTGAGCAAGGGCGCAAAGGTCCTTCTTGGTGGAAACCGACTGCCTGCCCTCGGCAAGAACTACCACGAGCTGACGATCCTCGGCGACGCCAACGATTCTATGCTGGTGTCTAAGGAAGAGACCTTCGGCCCTGTGGCCGCATTGATGACGTTCAAGACCGAGGATGAGGTCGTCCAGAGAGCGAACAACTGCGAGGTCGGATTGGCGTCCTATCTCATCACAAGCAACCTGGGCACGTCGCACCGGGTCTCGGAGAGACTTGAATTTGGTATGGTTGCTATCAACACTGGTGTTATTTCAGACGCTCCAGCACC ATTCGGCGGTGTCAAGCACTCCGGTATGGGACGTGAAGGCAGCAAGTATGGAGTTGACGACTACATGACTGTTAAGATGATTACCACGGGAGGCATCAACACTGTGTACACGCGGTTGTAG
- a CDS encoding putative epoxide hydrolase: MSVPFSQFPPTARITPHAFKVSIPQEQLTDLHTLVKLSKLGPRTYENSHPDARFGITSVWLTEIREKWLNDFDWKACEARINDFPQFKTEIEDIQLHFAALFSEKPDAVPIVLLHGWPGSFLEFLPLLQLFRDEFTPSTLPYHLIVPSLPGYGFSSGPPVDRNYTTHDAARVIDKLMKDLGFESGYIAQGGDIGSRVSRFLAVDHDSCKAVHLNFCAIATPPKGVPEESLTASEKKGLGRRQEFLTSGLAYAFEHATRPSTIGHILSSSPLALLAWIGEKFLTWVDEPLPSQTILEFVTLYWLTDTFPRGIYPYREELPISPEGNPLRYIHKPLGFSYFPVELFPVPKSWVETTGNLVFWREHQRGGHFAALEKPKELKADLAEFVEQIWSSI, from the exons ATGTCTGTACCGTTCAGCCAATTCCCCCCCACGGCGAGGATTACCCCACACGCCTTCAAGGTGTCCATTCCTCAGGAACAGCTTACCGATCTCCACACATTGGTAAAGCTATCAAAGCTAGGCCCTCGGACATACGAGAATTCTCACCCAGACGCCCGCTTCGGCATCACTTCCGTATGGCTCACCGAGATCCGAGAAAAATGGCTTAATGACTTCGATTG GAAAGCATGCGAAGCTCGGATCAACGACTTCCCTCAATTCAAAACCGAGATTGAAGATATCCAGCTGCATTTCGCAGCCCTCTTCTCCGAGAAACCGGATGCAGTGCCCATCGTGCTGCTTCATGGATGGCCTG GAAGCTTCTTGGAATTTCTTCCTCTGCTCCAGCTGTTCCGGGATGAGTTCACTCCCAGCACCCTGCCGTATCATCTCATAGTCCCGTCTCTGCCGGGCTATGGCTTCTCTTCTGGTCCTCCAGTGGATAGGAACTATACCACTCACGATGCCGCTCGAGTCATCGACAAATTGATGAAGGACCTGGGATTCGAAAGCGGGTATATTGCCCAAGGAGGCGATATCGGAAGCCGGGTATCAAGATTTCTGGCAGTAGACCATGACAGCTGTAAAG CGGTTCATT TGAACTTCTGTGCGATAGCGACACCCCCAAAGGGAGTACCTGAGGAGAGCCTCACTGCCTCCGAGAAGAAAGGACTCGGGCGAAGACAGGAATTCCTGACCTCGGGCCTCGCATATGCTTTTGAGCATGCCACTAGACCAAGTACCATCGGGCATATCCTCTCTTCAAGCCCTCTTGCTTTGCTCGCATG GATCGGAGAGAAATTCCTCACCTGGGTAGACGAGCCTCTTCCCTCCCAGACGATTCTGGAGTTTGTCACTCTGTATTGGCTGACTGACACGTTTCCTCGAGGGATTTACCCTTATCGAGAG GAACTTCCCATATCCCCGGAAGGGAATCCCCTGCGGTACATTCATAAACCACTTGGGTTTTCCTATTTCCCTGTTGAACTTTTCCCCGTGCCCAAGAGCTGGGTTGAGACGACGGGGAATTTGGTCTTTTGGAGGGAACACCAACGG GGAGGGCATTTCGCGGCTCTTGAGAAACCTAAGGAGTTAAAGGCTGACTTGGCGGAGTTTGTGGAGCAGATTTGGAGTAGTATATAA
- a CDS encoding uncharacterized protein (domain of unknown function-domain containing protein), with protein sequence MPRAKPPQRQTRTTDMSIIDSNEYFSDESSFYGSEDEKSRLEYLSQTYDPEPYWENIHPKLYSTIQHDSLAASKQQPIPETNPTTNKPKTHPNTNIQFEPETPTSTTFHNARKPNEAVQDFLTRLPPSVTASADVGPWIYVDNPGAGQEEKDIAGLVGRGTEMLRAFEAKKVTIEVEMEGASALARGRKLVPLRRGLEGEIFALARETGVVSGKWMLFLGEEVVDRVWGIVVEETVEGRLGVAAKVATREEGGKARLLAIYTKDFGDVEDVRRVLERLVEVGLVKREERPIYYKCDAYTYLEITSGNSYGLKASLFSSREVLERKV encoded by the exons ATGCCACGAGCAAAACCACCGCAGCGCCAAACGCGCACTACTGATATGTCTATAATCGATAGCAATGAGTACTTTTCTGACGAGTCGAGTTTTTATG GCTCCGAAGACGAAAAATCCCGTCTAGAGTACCTTTCCCAAACCTACGACCCAGAACCCTACTGGGAAAACATCCATCCAAAGCTCTATTCCACAATCCAACACGACTCCCTCGCAGCCTCTAAACAACAACCCATCCCAGAAACCAACCCCACAACCAACAAACCCAAAACACACCCCAACACCAATATCCAATTCGAGCCTGAAACACCAACATCCACGACCTTCCACAACGCCCGAAAACCCAACGAGGCTGTTCAGGACTTCCTTACCCGGTTACCGCCTTCTGTGACGGCGTCGGCGGATGTTGGGCCGTGGATCTATGTCGATAATCCCGGTGCAGggcaggaggagaaggatatTGCGGGGTTGGTTGGTCGGGGGACGGAGATGTTGAGGGCGTTTGAGGCGAAAAAGGTTACTATTGAggtggagatggaggggGCGTCTGCGCTGGCGAGGGGCCGGAAGTTGGTGCCGTTGCGGCGGGGGTTGGAGGGGGAGATTTTTGCGTTGGCCAGGGAGACTGGGGTGGTTTCGGGGAAGTGGATGTTGTTTCTtggggaggaggttgtcgatCGTGTTTGGGGGATTGTTGTGGAGGAGACGGTGGAGGGGAGGTTGGGCGTTGCGGCGAAGGTGGCCACGCGTGAAGAGGGTGGGAAGGCGAGGTTGTTGGCTATCTATACAAAGGATtttggggatgtggaggatgtgCGGAGGGTTTTGGAGaggttggtggaggtgggATTGGTcaagagggaggagaggcCCATTTATTATAAGTGTGATGCTTATACTTATCTGGAGATTACGAGTGGGAATTCGTATGGCTTGAAGGCGAGTCTGTTTTCTAGTAGGGAGGTTCTGGAGAGAAAGGTTTGA
- a CDS encoding Vps51/Vps67-domain-containing protein, with protein sequence MSTISSPRPSITSSRAHSPTPASSRRPSLDTLNTNVGPGLSASSTPSTARAVSPSLHPRRNRAALRDYYNLKPSAAETPGTRRSRSIPRPTDAADTSNPSVVQTGTELDSPDFDAQRYVNHLLATSSLSTVLKAENTLVGDIKTLDSERKALVYDNYSKLIRAVETIGKMRQSMDDRGAPLTMTKTLGPAIAFVAETAGGLIQEGEEQRRRMKEAKASDEVERKKAEKETVRWVLGTPARLEKLVADGSREEAEKDWEEVRELLKKWEGVKGVQELRDACEKVMEKSDEAS encoded by the coding sequence ATGTCCACCATCTCCTCGCCCCGCCCATCAATTACCTCCTCACGCGCCCACTCGCCCACCCCAGCATCCTCCCGCCGACCATCTCTCGACACTCTCAACACAAACGTCGGTCCAGGCCTCAGCGCCAGCTCGACCCCCTCCACAGCTCGCGCCGTCTCACCTTCCCTCCACCCACGCCGCAACCGCGCCGCCCTCCGCGACTACTACAATCTCAAACCCTCGGCAGCAGAAACGCCAGGAACCAGACGATCCCGCAGCATCCCCCGACCCACAGACGCAGCAGACACCTCGAATCCTTCCGTTGTCCAGACCGGGACGGAACTCGATAGTCCCGATTTCGATGCCCAGCGCTACGTCAATCATCTCCTAGCTACGTCGTCGCTGTCGACGGTGCTGAAGGCGGAGAATACGCTCGTCGGGGATATTAAAACGCTGGATAGTGAGCGCAAGGCGCTTGTCTATGATAACTATTCGAAGTTGATTCGGGCGGTGGAGACCATTGGGAAGATGCGGCAGAGTATGGATGATCGCGGGGCACCGTTGACTATGACCAAGACCTTGGGACCGGCTATTGCTTTTGTGGCGGAGACGGCTGGGGGTTTGATtcaggagggggaggagcaGAGACGGCGAATGAAGGAGGCGAAAGCGTCGGATGAGGTGGAGCgcaagaaggctgagaaggagaCGGTGAGATGGGTGCTTGGTACGCCGGCTCGTCTGGAGAAGCTTGTTGCGGACGGCAGTCGGGAGGAAGCTGAGAAAGACTGGGAGGAGGTGCGGGAGCTGCTCAAGAAGTGGGAGGGTGTGAAAGGTGTCCAGGAGCTCCGGGACGCTTGTGAGAAGGTTATGGAGAAGAGCGATGAAGCTTCCTGA
- a CDS encoding putative RecQ-mediated genome instability protein (unnamed protein product) → MANSEEQIALQLLSTKSLPVSAAWLNNFVASTAHQRNVPLSALAQTALFRILASDFRDSLSTRTPSSLLPVDIFDPTVQERQLQGSIPVQVLDIEDIGTGLWSQVEAIERVERGEAIRGREIVRTINVDEDPEQSAEGTGGNTASAQPETGNSNGPHRLVVQDAAGTKAVAIELKRVNGIALGKLPIGAKLVLRNATVARGMVLLTPESVTLLGGKIDSLDQTWKEGRKERLVARITEMQGQQ, encoded by the coding sequence ATGGCCAACTCAGAAGAACAAATCGCCCTCCAGCTTCTGAGCACCAAGTCACTCCCGGTCTCAGCAGCATGGCTCAATAACTTCGTTGCCTCAACCGCGCACCAGCGCAACGTGCCTCTCTCGGCCTTGGCCCAAACTGCGTTATTCCGCATCCTCGCCTCGGATTTCAGAGATTCTCTCTCCACACGAACACCATCGTCACTCCTGCCCGTCGACATCTTCGATCCCACCGTACAAGAAAGGCAACTCCAAGGCTCGATCCCTGTCCAAGTCCTCGATATCGAAGACATCGGCACAGGTCTTTGGAGCCAAGTAGAAGCCATTGAGCGCGTGGAACGTGGAGAGGCGATTCGAGGACGGGAGATAGTGCGGACGATTAACGTGGACGAAGACCCGGAGCAGAGTGCGGAGGGAACCGGTGGTAATACTGCTTCTGCGCAGCCAGAGACTGGAAATAGCAATGGCCCGCACCGGTTGGTCGTTCAGGATGCGGCGGGGACGAAAGCGGTTGCTATCGAGTTGAAGCGTGTTAACGGCATTGCGCTAGGGAAACTGCCCATTGGGGCTAAACTAGTGTTGCGCAATGCGACGGTGGCGCGTGGGATGGTGTTGTTGACACCTGAATCTGTGACGCTTCTTGGGGGAAAGATTGATTCCTTGGACCAGAcgtggaaagagggaaggaaggagagattGGTAGCAAGAATCACGGAAATGCAGGGACAGCAGTAG
- a CDS encoding putative glycosyl hydrolase, which yields MGAPRLRIEGATFKDPNNREITLRGINVAGESKYPKSPDTPSYVPDKFFETDDVSFVGRPFSLDDAHTHFARLRKWGYNTIRYIFTWEAIEHAGPGKYDDEWISFTIEVLRIAKQYQFYVFMDPHQDVWSRLSGGSGAPGWTLYAAGLNPRTFKKTEAALVQNTYDNPAEFPKMIWSTNYTRLVCQTMFTLFWAGRDFAPKAIINGVNIQEYLQGHFIAACRYFAQKIHEAGDLENEVVIGWESLNEPHRGLIGVQDISVVPPDQQLQLGTSPTAFQAMLTGSGRACEETTWAFGGFGPHQTGRELVDPEGESAWLPASYDDHKYGWKRDPEWKLGECLWAQHGVWDPSTDRLLRKDYFAKKPQSGEPLNYDVFTNTYFMEHYRAYKDAIRSVWPESIMLCQPPVMEVPPDLKGSFDDDPNMIHAVHYYDGLTLLTKHWNRLYNVDVIGVLRGKYLAPAFAVKIGETAIRNCLRDQLKYLREESLRFMGNHPMIFTEIGIPYDMDDKHAYKTGDYSSQISAMDANHFALEGSTANGFTLWLYTTQNNHEWGDNWNGEDLSIYSLDDPELPSGKLLAIESASHSRSDPHSPAYSESHSNMEDEHVGPSNLKDALRPASITSELSSLQLSKDQTGFRAAEAYIRPSPIFTNGSLTHHGFDLRNCTFTMSLVAKEKAVRGDQPTEIYLPDFHFPDIQSVVSVSSGEWTIDHAEIDSVKIQRLRWWHPDGKQEIKIQGVKRKPGDLTKVSGEDLTYLEQCQRGACTIM from the exons ATGGGAGCTCCCCGGCTTCGGATCGAAGGCGCAACCTTCAAAGACCCAAATAATCGAGAAATTACGCTTAGAGGCATCAATGTCGCCGGAGAATCCAAATACCCCAAGAGCCCTGATACCCCTTCTTATGTGCCCGACAAGTTCTTTGAGACAGATGACGTTTCATTCGTTGGTCGCCCGTTCTCGCTGGATGACGCACATACACACTTCGCAAGGCTACGGAAATGGGGCTACAATACCataagatatattttcaCCTGGGAGGCTATAGAACACGCAGGTCCTGGGAAGTATGACGATGAATGGATTTCTTTCACCATTGAAGTCCTTCGAATTGCGAAGCAATACCAATTCTATGTGTTCATGGACCCTCATCAGGATGTG TGGTCCAGATTGTCAGGAGGATCCGGTGCACCAGGGTGGACTCTCTATGCAGCGGGACTTAACCCAAGAACTTTCAAGAAGACCGAAGCTGCTCTTGTCCAAAACACATATGACAATCCGGCAGAGTTTCCGAAGATGATCTGGAGTACAAATTACACCCGTCTTGTCTGCCAGACCATGTTCACCCTGTTCTGGGCTGGTCGAGACTTTGCACCCAAGGCAATCATCAATGGTGTGAACATCCAAGAATACCTTCAGGGTCACTTCATCGCTGCTTGCCGATATTTCGCGCAGAAGATCCACGAGGCCGGTGATCTGGAAAATGAAGTAGTTATCGGATGGGAAAGCTTGAATGAGCCCCATAGAGGACTTATTGGTGTTCAGGACATATCAGTGGTTCCGCCTGACCAACAACTCCAGTTAGGGACATCCCCTACTGCTTTCCAGGCAATGTTGACTGGATCTGGACGAGCTTGCGAGGAGACGACGTGGGCGTTCGGTGGCTTTGGCCCTCACCAGACTGGTCGGGAACTCGTGGACCCTGAGGGTGAGTCCGCATGGCTGCCTGCGAGCTATGATGATCACAAATATGGTTGGAAAAGAGATCCGGAATGGAAATTAGGCGAGTGTCTATGGGCACAGCACGGCGTCTGGGATCCGTCAACAGACCGACTACTCAGAAAAGATTATTTCGCTAAGAAACCCCAAAGCGGCGAACCATTGAATTACGATGTCTTCACGAACACATATTTTATGGAGCATTATAGGGCGTACAAGGATGCCATTAGAAGTGTATGGCCCGAGTCCATCATGCTTTGCCAGCCCCCTGTCATGGAAGTACCCCCCGATCTCAAGGGATCATTCGATGACGATCCCAACATGATTCATGCCGTACACTACTACGATGGCCTGACATTGTTGACAAAGCATTG GAATCGACTATACAACGTTGATGTAATTGGCGTGCTTCGTGGGAAATATCTCGCCCCAGCATTTGCTGTGAAGATTGGGGAGACGGCGATCCGGAATTGTCTGCGTGACCAGCTCAAGTATCTCCGAGAGGAGAGTTTACGATTTATGGGAAACCATCCCATGATCTTTACGGAGATCGGAATCCCCTACGACATGGATGACAAACACGCGTACAAAACTGGCGATTATAGTAGCCAGATTAGTGCAATGGATGCCAACCATTTTGCCCTGGAAGGCAGCACTGCCAATGGCTTTACACTGTGGCTTTACACAACACAG AACAATCATGAATGGGGCGATAACTGGAACGGCGAGGACCTCTCGATCTACTCCCTCGACGACCCCGAGCTGCCGAGCGGTAAGCTGTTAGCGATTGAAAGCGCATCACATTCGCGGTCTGACCCTCATTCTCCAGCCTATTCAGAGAGTCACAGTAACATGGAAGATGAACATGTGGGACCTTCGAATCTGAAAGACGCGCTTCGACCAGCCTCTATCACTTCCgaactttcttctcttcagctcTCCAAAGACCAGACAGGCTTTCGCGCCGCGGAGGCCTACATTCGACCAAGCCCGATTTTCACCAACGGCTCTCTCACGCACCATGGCTTCGACTTACGGAATTGCACCTTCACCATGTCATTAGTGGCCAAAGAAAAGGCCGTGAGAGGGGATCAACCCACCGAGATCTATTTGCCAGATTTCCACTTTCCGGATATACAATCCGTAGTCTCTGTCAGCAGTGGGGAGTGGACAATCGACCATGCAGAGATTGACTCTGTGAAAATCCAACGACTTCGGTGGTGGCACCCAGATGGAAAACAGGAAATCAAGATTCAAGGAGTCAAACGCAAGCCAGGCGACTTGACCAAAGTCTCCGGAGAGGATTTAACCTATCTGGAACAATGCCAACGTGGAGCCTGTACTATCATGTAG